The following proteins are encoded in a genomic region of Gossypium hirsutum isolate 1008001.06 chromosome D05, Gossypium_hirsutum_v2.1, whole genome shotgun sequence:
- the LOC107903021 gene encoding uncharacterized protein: protein MAPKTKFSTHRERATNPLVWCAAIICTILTVAVIIAGIATFIGYLVIHPRVPYVSVMDAHLDHIQIDYAGILEIQVTILIRAQNGNEKAHASFSDSSYSLSLNGEVVAQLVAPPFEVGRRLNFGDVHTQSICEVVSTTP from the exons ATGGCCCCAAAAACAAAGTTCTCAACACATCGGGAACGAGCAACCAATCCGCTAGTGTGGTGTGCTGCTATCATCTGCACCATCTTGACAGTAGCAGTCATCATCGCAGGCATTGCTACCTTCATAGGATACTTGGTTATACATCCCAGGGTGCCTTACGTCAGTGTCATGGATGCTCACCTAGACCATATCCAGATCGATTATGCGGGTATTCTGGAAATTCAGGTAACCATACTAATTCGAGCCCAGAATGGGAACGAAAAGGCACATGCAAGCTTCTCGGATTCAAGTTACAGCCTAAGCTTGAACGGGGAAGTGGTGGCGCAGCTGGTAGCACCACCCTTTGAAGTAG GCAGAAGATTGAATTTTGGAGATGTACATACACAATCTATTTGTGAGGTTGTCTCCACAACACCTTGA